From one Catellatospora sp. IY07-71 genomic stretch:
- a CDS encoding tetratricopeptide repeat protein produces MAQPSQSHDPADPRAEFVSALHRLRGRLPDVSDEVLARRASATALPSGRRVTVNARRVGEWLSGRSVPRDFEQVFALVRAVETAGGVAAGSAPGPSVEGWRRLWRAAHEHRAPARTPTATAPAADLVVGRPPSDAASLRRRPELAAAIDDALADPAVRQVVLTGPGGSGKSQLAAAAFHRARGSGGLFAWIGASSRQSVLTGYARTWRALAAGRHEQPGARAPDGYGHDEETQADLLIAWLRAAPQPWLLVLDDVDDPADLDGMWPLGDAGRCVVTTRRRDAVLLRPESRLIPVGMFTPAESVAYLRSRLAADPAAGGAGPDSTPAVPDAALLRDSDVGADAELSSGPDDEPAGLAAALGHFPLALSQAAAYLIDTGTPLAEYRRLLADRRERLADLFPASSPADGHARTVAGTWQLAAQRAAALAKPGTAQRLLELAALPAPTGVPEQVLLTDAACAWIGGTRREASAALRALHRLSLLTHADGAIAMHALVQRAVRESVPEPDLPRLARAAADALEQAWIAGVDPAALYDSIEAVRREAGEHLWHGGMHPVLRRIGEHLNRVGRATAALGEVEDLLREGRTRLGDEHRDVLVLRTQAAETRGDLGDAAGALAELRALLADARRLLGDDDPDTLQVRLHIARQRLDLGDPAGARDELTTLSHDAARLVGGEHPLTLATRRYVALTLGLGGDPAAARDAFARLAEESSARRGPAHPETLNLLDFLGRWIGESGDAEQAVATYQRAVAGLDALVGPLHHDTLTARHNLAYWRGLTGRHDLAVAEFSVAAADAVRAIGPRHPTTLTFQANLAYWRGLAGDPQRGMTELGDLQPVIDEVMSPVHPRALRTRQQRAELRHRAGDPTGAGEELTAVLRDMRQALGDAHPRTREAAAQLAAWDAA; encoded by the coding sequence ATGGCGCAGCCCTCGCAGAGCCACGACCCCGCCGACCCCCGGGCCGAGTTCGTGTCCGCGCTGCACAGGCTGCGCGGCAGGCTGCCCGACGTGTCCGACGAGGTGCTCGCCCGGCGCGCCAGCGCCACCGCGCTGCCGTCGGGCCGCCGCGTCACCGTCAACGCCCGCCGGGTCGGCGAGTGGCTGAGCGGCCGCTCGGTGCCCCGCGACTTCGAGCAGGTCTTCGCGCTGGTGCGCGCGGTCGAGACGGCGGGCGGCGTGGCGGCGGGCAGCGCTCCGGGCCCGTCGGTCGAGGGCTGGCGGCGGCTGTGGCGCGCCGCGCACGAGCACCGTGCCCCGGCGCGTACCCCCACCGCGACCGCACCCGCCGCAGACCTGGTCGTCGGCCGCCCGCCCAGCGACGCCGCGTCGCTGCGGCGACGTCCCGAGCTGGCCGCCGCGATCGACGACGCGCTGGCAGACCCCGCCGTGCGCCAGGTCGTCCTCACCGGCCCCGGCGGCTCCGGCAAGTCGCAGCTGGCCGCCGCGGCGTTCCACCGGGCACGCGGCAGCGGCGGCCTGTTCGCCTGGATCGGCGCGTCGTCGCGCCAGTCGGTGCTCACCGGGTATGCCCGGACCTGGCGGGCGCTTGCCGCGGGCCGCCACGAGCAGCCCGGCGCCCGTGCGCCCGACGGCTACGGCCATGACGAGGAGACCCAGGCCGACCTGCTGATCGCGTGGCTGCGCGCGGCACCGCAGCCGTGGCTGCTCGTGCTCGACGACGTCGACGACCCGGCGGACCTGGATGGCATGTGGCCGCTCGGCGACGCCGGACGCTGCGTGGTGACCACCCGGCGCCGCGACGCGGTGCTGCTCCGGCCGGAGTCCCGCCTGATCCCGGTCGGCATGTTCACCCCCGCCGAATCGGTCGCCTACCTCCGCAGCCGCCTCGCCGCGGACCCCGCAGCGGGCGGAGCCGGGCCCGACAGCACGCCGGCCGTACCCGACGCCGCGCTGCTCCGCGACTCCGACGTCGGCGCGGACGCCGAGCTGTCCTCCGGCCCCGACGACGAGCCGGCCGGGCTCGCCGCCGCCCTGGGTCACTTCCCGCTCGCCCTGTCGCAGGCGGCGGCATACCTCATCGACACCGGCACCCCGCTCGCGGAGTATCGGCGGCTGCTGGCCGACCGGCGCGAGCGGCTGGCCGACCTGTTCCCGGCGTCCTCACCGGCGGACGGCCACGCCCGCACCGTCGCCGGGACCTGGCAGCTCGCCGCGCAGCGGGCGGCGGCACTGGCCAAGCCGGGCACCGCGCAGCGTCTGCTCGAACTCGCCGCGCTGCCCGCCCCCACGGGGGTGCCCGAGCAGGTGCTGCTCACCGACGCGGCCTGTGCGTGGATCGGCGGCACCCGCCGCGAGGCGTCCGCCGCGCTGCGCGCCCTGCACCGGCTCAGCCTGCTCACCCACGCCGACGGGGCGATCGCCATGCACGCGCTGGTGCAGCGGGCCGTCCGCGAGTCCGTCCCCGAGCCGGACCTGCCGCGCCTGGCCCGCGCCGCCGCGGACGCGCTGGAGCAGGCCTGGATCGCCGGAGTGGACCCGGCCGCGCTGTACGACAGCATCGAGGCGGTGCGCCGCGAGGCCGGTGAGCACCTCTGGCACGGCGGCATGCATCCCGTGCTGCGCCGCATCGGCGAGCACCTCAACCGGGTCGGCCGGGCCACGGCCGCCCTGGGCGAGGTCGAGGACCTGCTCCGCGAGGGCCGCACCCGGCTCGGCGACGAGCACCGCGACGTGCTGGTGCTGCGTACGCAGGCCGCCGAGACGCGCGGGGACCTCGGCGACGCGGCCGGCGCCCTCGCCGAGCTGCGGGCGCTGCTCGCGGATGCGCGGCGTCTGCTGGGCGACGACGATCCGGACACGCTGCAGGTCCGCCTGCACATCGCCCGGCAGCGCCTCGACCTGGGCGACCCGGCCGGTGCGCGGGATGAGCTGACCACGCTGTCCCACGACGCCGCGCGGCTGGTCGGCGGCGAGCACCCCCTCACCCTGGCCACCCGGCGGTACGTCGCGCTGACGCTCGGCCTGGGCGGCGACCCGGCGGCCGCGCGCGACGCGTTCGCCCGGCTTGCCGAGGAGTCGTCGGCCCGCCGGGGCCCGGCGCATCCGGAGACCCTCAACCTGCTCGACTTCCTGGGCCGCTGGATCGGGGAGAGCGGCGACGCCGAGCAGGCCGTCGCGACCTACCAGCGGGCGGTCGCCGGGCTGGACGCCCTGGTCGGGCCGCTGCACCACGACACGCTGACGGCACGCCACAATCTCGCGTACTGGCGCGGCCTCACCGGCCGGCACGACCTGGCCGTCGCGGAGTTCAGCGTCGCCGCCGCCGACGCCGTCCGGGCGATCGGCCCGCGCCACCCGACGACGCTGACCTTCCAGGCCAACCTCGCCTACTGGCGCGGCCTCGCGGGTGACCCGCAGCGCGGCATGACCGAGCTCGGTGACCTGCAGCCGGTCATCGACGAGGTGATGAGCCCGGTGCACCCCCGCGCCCTGCGCACCCGCCAGCAGCGCGCCGAGCTGCGCCACCGCGCGGGCGACCCGACCGGGGCGGGCGAGGAACTCACCGCGGTCCTGCGGGACATGCGGCAGGCGCTCGGCGACGCCCATCCCCGGACCCGCGAGGCCGCGGCACAGCTCGCCGCCTGGGACGCCGCCTGA